A single genomic interval of Caretta caretta isolate rCarCar2 chromosome 23, rCarCar1.hap1, whole genome shotgun sequence harbors:
- the COX6B2 gene encoding cytochrome c oxidase subunit 6B2 isoform X1 yields the protein MPTFSGMQSSYGAGGGEKGAPQGSRGYYRTAPFDPRFPNTNQTRNCYQNYLDYYRCLKTLGAKGKDIKPCQWYYRVYKSLCPISWVKRWDEQRDDGTFAGRI from the exons ATGCCTACTTTTTCAGGAATGCAAAGCTCTTATGGAGCtggcgggggggagaagggcgCCCCCCAGGGGTCCCGGGGGTATTACCGCACTGCCCCCTTCGACCCCCGCTTCCCCAACACCAACCAGACCCGCAACTGCTACCAGAACTACCTGG ACTATTACCGCTGCCTGAAGACACTGGGGGCGAAGGGAAAAGACATCAAGCCATGCCAGTGGTACTACCGGGTCTACAAGTCCCTGTGCCCCATCTCCTGG gtgaAGCGCTGGGATGAGCAGCGGGACGACGGCACCTTCGCTGGCAGGATCTAG
- the COX6B2 gene encoding cytochrome c oxidase subunit 6B2 isoform X2: MQSSYGAGGGEKGAPQGSRGYYRTAPFDPRFPNTNQTRNCYQNYLDYYRCLKTLGAKGKDIKPCQWYYRVYKSLCPISWVKRWDEQRDDGTFAGRI, translated from the exons ATGCAAAGCTCTTATGGAGCtggcgggggggagaagggcgCCCCCCAGGGGTCCCGGGGGTATTACCGCACTGCCCCCTTCGACCCCCGCTTCCCCAACACCAACCAGACCCGCAACTGCTACCAGAACTACCTGG ACTATTACCGCTGCCTGAAGACACTGGGGGCGAAGGGAAAAGACATCAAGCCATGCCAGTGGTACTACCGGGTCTACAAGTCCCTGTGCCCCATCTCCTGG gtgaAGCGCTGGGATGAGCAGCGGGACGACGGCACCTTCGCTGGCAGGATCTAG
- the LOC125627927 gene encoding uncharacterized protein LOC125627927 → MIIARPMERPQGEPLGPRTAHAPLELTRLIPLELVSLYLHDMGEQRLKLRLATGRVYYLKLCAPRGEERPLFARWLRLIYLLRAPPDSWASIPSWHTSNLRGRSAKPPHSQQLRPIQEEEEPRALIPQPGEPPGSGSRTPSQGQLRGRQHPASPTTGQQPSTRRVGGQGPTCSTSPSIALVRRSPKLLDGLSGSRAEVTSPWTQGPMSRELSAERNRGQLSLAIPSGSRSPAGTPSQRGSSARSRATMAPGSPERSRASVGMGHSAVGTASVGVGRSAVAMVSAAAGPSRPTSARPSGMGREMEPGERCREPSMETRQAQSGCASPSTEQGRSCSQSQRGSNAASRAAVAPGSPERSRASVGVGRSAVGTASMGVGRSVVGTTSVGVGHSAVATVSAAAGPSRPTSARPSGMGREMEPGERCREPSTETRQAQSGCASPSTEQGRSCSQSQGGSNAASRAAVAPGSPERSRASVGVGRSAGGTASVGVGRSVVGTTSVGVGRSAVATVSAAAGPSRPTSARPSGMGREMEPGKRCREPSTETRQAQSGCASPSMEQGRSCSQSQRGSNAASRAAVAPSSPERSRASVGVGRSAGGTASVGVGHSLPSTASVAVGPSNLASTQLSGMEPDRRSGERSRAQLGHTSPSTEQGRSCSRSQHGSSAAPGPTRATVTSSSHGQPSSSRAPSFSEPASSPMAAAAPPERSQLSGGVGPSEVATAALAMDPSGQKSRNSSGLHRAERQGRRSRETVGESSKGKARSSSGSPSHKRPSKEKRVESKGKLKSALGSARHRSSLTFVTIYSVLSNSLDKLTGRKLRQRRSQEDAKTQLSSKPSKRVTISGVVELSVPGSQETSSVAPSAIESTRVQGPAGSGAAPQRESGPLPKVQSGRSRAATVPSPPERSRASVGVGHSAVATASVGVGHSAVATASAAVGPSRLGSARTSGMGGEKDPGRRSRELSVERSRAQQGHASPSTEQGRSRSRSPMGRPSQPGSSAVSGDSGAARLSERSRVSVAAGPSERSRVSVAAGPSEMATVSVAVGPSELEPWSSARLSGRDQLSLPGRGSRECSKAGSSTRKSGTPSAVAALGMEGDDVSRETSKKSRASVVLSSPERSRPVALDSAEKSRASVAPGSPKRFSVSVASGPSERSKASVAAGPSEMATVSVAVGRSEPGSLSSSWTPGTDAQRAPNAGKSRLSSPCSGAPLGTEAGHASPGSATLGTSREQSRSLAREEAGARSQSPSSQAPHARAAVSGPRSTRPSELDRQGEPGWGSSRPSATRSRSKGRKEDKQDPSVGHPASKGGSERAADRMKSQ, encoded by the exons ATGATCATCGCCCGCCCCATGGAGAGGCCCCAGGGGGAGCCTTTGGGCCCCAGGACAGCACACGCCCCGCTGGAGCTGACCCG GCTGATCCCACTGGAGCTGGTGAGCCTCTACCTGCACGACATGGGGGAGCAGCGGCTGAAGCTGCGTCTGGCCACGGGGCGCGTCTACTACCTGAAGCTCTGCGCCCCCCGGGGGGAGGAGCGCCCGCTCTTTGCACGCTGGCTGCGGCTCATCTACCTGCTGAGGGCCCCCCCGGACAGCTGGGCCAGCATCCCCTCCTGGCACACCTCCAACCTGCGTGGGCGCAGTGCCAAG CCACCCCATAGCCAGCAGCTGCGGCCcatccaggaggaggaggagcccagggccctgataCCCCAACCTGGGGAGCCCCCAGGCAGTGGGAGCCGGACCCCCAGCCAGGGGCAGCTGAGAGGAAGGCAGCATCCGGCCAGCCCCACCACGGGGCAGCAACCCTCCAC GCGGAGAGTAGGGGGACAGGGGCCCACATGCTCCACATCGCCCAGCATAG CCCTGGTGAGACGCTCCCCCAAACTCCTTGATGGACTTTCTGGGTCCCGGGCAGAGGTCACCAGCCCCTGGACACAG GGCCCAATGTCCAGGGAGCTGAGCGCAGAGAGGAACCGTGGCCAGCTGAGCCTGGCCATCCCCTCTGGTTCCCGGAGCCCGGCAGGAACCCCGAGCCAGCGTGGATCTAGTGCCAGGTCTAGAGCCACCATGGCTCCTGGCTCCCCTGAGCGATCCAGAGCCTCCGTGGGCATGGGGCACTCGGCTGTGGGCACCGCCTCCGTAGGCGTGGGGCGCTCGGCGGTGGCCATGGTGTCGGCGGCAGCGGGTCCGTCCAGGCCGACCAGTGCCCGGCCCTCGGGGATGGGCAGAGAGATGGAGCCGGGCGAGAGATGCAGGGAGCCCAGCATGGAGACGAGACAAGCCCAGTCGGGCTGCGCCAGCCCCTCCACGGAGCAGGGCAGGTCCTGTTCCCAGAGCCAGCGTGGATCTAATGCAGCATCCAGAGCCGCCGTGGCTCCCGGGTCCCCTGAGCGATCCAGAGCCTCCGTGGGCGTGGGGCGCTCGGCGGTGGGCACCGCTTCCATGGGCGTGGGGCGCTCGGTAGTGGGCACCACCTCCGTGGGCGTGGGGCACTCGGCGGTGGCCACGGTTTCAGCGGCAGCGGGTCCGTCCAGGCCGACCAGCGCCCGGCCCTCGGGGATGGGCAGAGAGATGGAGCCGGGCGAGAGATGCAGGGAGCCCAGCACGGAGACGAGACAAGCCCAGTCGGGCTGCGCCAGCCCCTCCACGGAGCAGGGCAGGTCCTGTTCCCAGAGCCAGGGTGGATCTAATGCAGCATCCAGAGCCGCCGTGGCTCCCGGGTCCCCTGAGCGATCCAGAGCCTCCGTGGGCGTGGGGCGCTCGGCGGGGGGCACCGCCTCCGTGGGCGTGGGGCGCTCGGTAGTGGGCACCACCTCCGTGGGCGTGGGGCGCTCGGCGGTGGCCACGGTTTCGGCGGCAGCGGGTCCGTCCAGGCCGACCAGCGCCCGGCCCTCGGGGATGGGCAGAGAGATGGAGCCGGGCAAGAGATGCAGGGAGCCCAGCACGGAGACGAGACAAGCCCAGTCGGGCTGCGCCAGCCCCTCCATGGAGCAGGGCAGGTCCTGTTCCCAGAGCCAGCGTGGATCTAATGCAGCATCCAGAGCCGCcgtggctcccagctcccccgagCGATCCAGAGCCTCCGTGGGCGTGGGGCGCTCGGCGGGGGGCACCGCCTCCGTGGGCGTGGGGCACTCTCTACCATCCACTGCTTCAGTGGCAGTGGGTCCTTCCAATCTGGCCAGCACCCAGCTCTCGGGGATGGAGCCGGACAGGAGATCTGGGGAGAGGAGCCGAGCCCAGCTGGGCCACACCAGCCCCTCCACGGAGCAGGGCCGTTCCTGTTCCCGGAGCCAGCATGGATCTAGTGCAGCACCCGGGCCAACCAGAGCCACCGTGACCTCCAGCTCCCATGGGCAGCCTAGTAGCTCCAGAGCTCCCAGCTTTTCGGAGCCAGCCAGCTCGcccatggctgctgctgcacctccggAGAGATCTCAACTTTCTGGGGGCGTGGGGCCTTCGGAGGTCGCCACAGCGGCCCTGGCCATGGACCCCTCTGGGCAGAAAAGCCGGAACAGCTCCGGGTTGCATCGAGCCGAGAGACAGGGCAGGAGATCCAGGGAGACAGTCGGAGAAAGCAGCAAAGGCAAAGCCCGGTCCAGCTCCGGCAGCCCCAGCCACAAGAGGCCGTCCAA GGAGAAGAGAGTGGAGTCGAAGGGGAAGTTGAAATCGGCCCTGGGTTCAG CCAGGCACAGGAGCAGCCTCACATTCGTGACCATCTACAGTGTCCTGTCGAACTCCCTGGACAAGCTGACGGGCAGGAAGCTGAGACAG AGAAGGAGCCAGGAAGATGCCAAGACGCAGCTGTCTTCGAAGCCCTCCAAGCGGGTCACCATCTCAGGCGTGGTGGAGCTGTCGGTCCCGGGCAGCCAGGAGACCAGCTCCGTGGCACCCTCAGCTATCGAGAGCACCAGGGTGCAGGGCCCGGCTGGCTCCGGGGCAGCTCCGCAGCGGGAGAGCGGCCCACTGCCCAAGGTGCAGTCTGGGAGATCAAGAGCCGCCACAGTTCCCAGCCCCCCTGAGCGATCCAGAGCCTCCGTGGGCGTGGGGCACTCAGCAGTGGCCACGGCCTCCGTGGGCGTGGGGCATTCGGCGGTAGCCACAGCATCGGCAGCAGTGGGTCCTTCCAGGCTGGGCAGTGCCCGGACCTCGGGGATGGGCGGAGAGAAGGACCCGGGCAGGAGATCCAGGGAGCTGAGTGTGGAGAGGAGCCGAGCCCAGCAGGGCCACGCCAGCCCCTCCACGGAGCAGGGTAGGTCCCGTTCCCGGAGCCCCATGGGGAGGCCAAGCCAGCCAGGATCCAGTGCCGTGTCTGGAGATTCTGGAGCAGCCAGGCTTTCAGAGCGATCCAGAGTCTCAGTGGCCGCCGGCCCTTCAGAGAGATCCAGAGTCTCAGTGGCTGCTGGCCCTTCGGAGATGGCTACGGTGTCGGTGGCCGTGGGTCCATCCGAGCTGGAGCCATGGAGCAGCGCCCGGCTCTCAGGGAGGGACCAACTGAGCCTGCCAGGCAGGGGATCTAGAGAGTGCAGCAAGGCAGGGAGCTCCACGAGAAAATCTGGGACCCCCAGTGCCGTGGCTGCCCTAGGGATGGAGGGTGATGATGTATCTAGAGAGACATCCAAGAAGTCCAGAGCCTCTGTGGTTCTAAGCTCTCCAGAAAGATCGAGACCTGTGGCTCTAGATTCTGCGGAAAAATCGAGAGCGTCGGTAGCTCCAGGTTCTCCAAAGCGATTCAGTGTCTCGGTGGCCTCTGGCCCATCAGAAAGATCCAAAGCATCCGTGGCTGCTGGCCCTTCGGAGATGGCTACGGTGTCAGTGGCCGTGGGACGGTCTGAGCCAgggtctctcagcagctcctggaccCCGGGGACAGATGCTCAGAGGGCTCCCAACGCGGGGAAGAGCCGGCTTAGCTCCCCGTGCTCCGGGGCTCCTCTGGGGACGGAGGCCGGCCACGCATCCCCGGGCAGTGCCACCCTGGGGACATCCAGGGAGCAGAGCCGAAGCCTGGCCAGGGAGGAAGCAGGGGCCCGTTCCCAGAGTCCCTCGAGCCAGGCGCCCCATGCGAGAGCTGCAGTCTCGGGGCCCAGAAGCACCCGGCCCTCGGAGCTGGACAGACAGGGGGAGCCCGGCTGGGGATCCAGCCGTCCCAGCGCGACGAGGAGCCGGAGCAAAGGCCGGAAGGAAGACAAGCAGGACCCCTCTGTTGGGCACCCTGCCAGCAA AGGCGGCAGTGAGCGGGCTGCAGACAGAATGAAATCCCAGTAG